The DNA window CACCATACAGTGAGCCCCTATTTTCGCCGAGCCGGCAACTCCGGCCTGCGCGGCCATCACGGTGTGCTCGCCGACCGAACAGTTGTGTGCGATCTGGATAAGATTGTCGAGCTTCACACCCCTGCCGATTCTGGTCGCCCCCATCATCGCACGGTCTATGGTGGTGTTTGCTCCGATTTCAACATCATCCTCGATTTCGACATTGCCAGTCTGGGGAATTTTTTCATACCCCCCGTCGATCGGTGCGAAACCGAATCCGTCAGCGCCGATGACCGCACCCGAATGGATGATGCAACGTTTGCCCACCTTGCAGCCGGCATAGATTTTAACCCCGGCATAAAGCACAGAGCCTTCTCCGACCTCGCAGCCGTCACCGATGTAGACCTGAGGATAAATCTTGACACCCGGAGCGAGCTTCACTCCCTTGCCGATATAGGCAAATGCACCAACGTAGGCATCCTCAGGGACATCGACCCCTTCCGAGATAAACGACGGTGTCTCGATGCCTGCCTTCTCGACCTTCGACATCTGTGTGACCATTTCAAGAAGATGAGCCACGGTCGCATACGGTCATCCACACGTATAAGAGTAGCCTTGACAGGATGCTCAGGCGTGAAATCTTTCTTTACCAACACAACCGATGAGTCGGTCGAATAGATATGATGGGTGTATTTGGGATTTGCCAGAAACGAAAGAGCGCCGCTATGGCCCTCCTCTATTCGCGCAAATGTGCTGACTTTTACGTTTTCATCACCTTCAACAGTTCCGTTGACTATAGCCGCGAGTTGTGACGCAGTAAGCTCCATGTTATGTGACGAGGTTTAATTATCTTGATTAATATAATGTTAGGATGGCCGCTGGCAGTCATTCCCATGCAAAATTACAATAAATTTACGGAACGTCAAACAAATCCATCCAAATATCGGATAAGCCCCTTTAAAAGAGGGCATAAAAAAGCCGAAGCCTGAGACGCAATCTGCATCTCAGGCTTCGGTCGTTTAGAAGGGGCGGTTATCTACTTTCCCACTTTCGCAGTATCATCGACGTGGTGAGGTTTAACTTCTCTGTTCGGAATGGGAAGAGGTGGAGCCCTCACGCTATGGCCACCTTAGTGTCTGCGGTCAGGAACTGTATCCTGCCTTGTAAGGTTAGAAAGAGGCGGTGGAAGCGAAGTGAAGCTACATGAGTAACCTTCTCTTGAACCGGCCACCGAACGATTCCCGAGGCCTTGTTACGTTTGCCAGCGGATGTACGATTCAGCGACTGAAACTGTCCTTCCATCAATGGGAAGGCTATTTTTTGGGATTGCTCCCAAGAAAGGGTTTGGGCGATTAGTACCGCTCGGCTGTGTACGTTACCGTACCTGCACCTGCGGCCTATCTACGTCTTCGTCTTAAACGGCCCTTGTGTGGAGATCTTATCTTGAGGGGGGCTTCGTGCTTAGATGCTTTCAGCACTTATCCTTACCCGACGCGGCTACCCGGCGGTGCTCCTGGCGGAACAACCGGTAAACCGGAGGTCGGTCCAACACGGTCCTCTCGTACTAGTGTCGGGGCCTCGCAAATCTCCCGCGCCCACAACAGATAGAGACCGAACTGTCTCACGACGTTCTGAACCCAGCTCGCGTGCCACTTTAATAGGCGAACAGCCTAACCCTTGGGACCTTCTCCAGCCCCGGATGTGACGAGCCGACATCGAGGTGCCAAACCACTCCGTCGATATGAGCTCTTGGGAGGGATCAGCCTGTTATCCCCGGAGTACCTTTTATCCTTTGAGCGATGGCCCTTCCATACGGAACCACCGGATCACTATGCTCTAGTTTCCTACCTGTTCGACTTGTCTGTCTCTCAGTCAAGCGCGCTTGTGCCATTACACTCTGCGGCCGGTTACCAATCGGCCTGAGCGCACCTTTAGAAGCCTCCGTTACGCTTTTGGAGGCGACCACCCCAGTCAAACTACCCACCAAGCAGTGTCCTCGCCAACGCGAGTTAGAGACCAAATGTGCAAAGGTCAGTATTTCAACGCCGACTCCACGGTGACTGGCGTCACCGCTTCGATGTCTCCTGACTATCCTACACATCGCACACCCGGTCACAGTGCTAAGCTGCAGTAAAGGTTCACGGGGTCTTTTCGTCCCGTTGCGGGTAATCGGCATCTTCACCGATACTACAATTTCACCGAGCTCACGGTTGAGACAGTGTCCGGATCATTACACCATTCGTGCAGGTCGGAACTTACCCGACAAGGAATTTCGCTACCTTAGGACCGTTATAGTTACGGCCGCCGTTTACCGGGGCTTCAATTCAATGCTTCCCTTGCGGTGACATCTCCTCTTAACCTTCCGGCACCGGGCAGGTGTCAGGCTGTATTCTTCATCTTTCAATTTCGCACAGCCCTGTGTTTTTGTTAAACAGTTGCCTGGACCTATTCTCTGCGCCCTCCCCGGAGGGAGGGACCCCTTATCCCGAAGTTACGGGGTCAGTTTGCCTAGTTCCTTAACCGTGAATCTCTCGAGCGCCTTGGTATGTTCTACCCGACCACCTGTGTCGGTTTGGGGTACGGGTCCTGCATGGATTAAGTTTAGCGGATTTTCTCGGGAGCATGGTTACCTCCGCTGTCGGATTGCCTCGGGGGCTCTCCGTACTGTCCCGTTTCAGCACCCCCGGCGGATTTGCCTGCCGGGCGTATACCTACGCGGTTCAACGTGCTATTCCGTCAGCACGCGGGAGTGTCACTTCTCCGTCTCCACATCACTCCATACAGGAGTAACGGAATGTTGACCGTTTCTTCCATCGGGTACGCCTTGCGGCTGCCCCTTAGGTCCCGACTGACTCTGATCCGATTAGCGTTGATCAGAAACCCTTGGTCTTGCGGCGAGGGGGTTTCCCGCCCCCTTTGTCGTTACTTATACCTACATTTGCTTTTCCGGCTCCTCCAGCGCGGCTCGCGCCACGCCTTCAGCGGTTACCGGAATGCTCCCCTACCAATCATGCATTACGCATGATTCCACGTCTTCGGCACCGGACTTATGCCCGATTATTATCCATGCGGGATCACTCGACTAGTGAGCTGTTACGCACTCTTTAAATGAATGGCTGCTTCCAAGCCAACATCCTAGCTGTCCTTGCAATCCCACCTCGTTATTGTCTTCAACTTAGCCCGGATTTGGGGGCCTTGGACGGTGGTCTGAGTTGTTCCTCTCTCGGACGCGGACCTTAGCACCCGCGCCCTCACTCCCGGGGACCGTGCCGTGGCATTCGGAGTTTGTCAGGACTTGATAGGCGGTGAAGCCCTCGCATCCTATCAGTCGCTCTACCTCCACGGTACTGCGCCCGAGGCTGCACCTAAATGCATTTCGGGGAGTACGAGCTATCTCCAAGTTTGATTGGCCTTTCACTCCTACCCTCAGGTCATCCGAAAGCTTTTCAACGCTTACCGGTTCGGTCCTCCAGTGGGTGTTACCCCACCTTCAACCTGCCCAAGGGTAGATCACTTGGTTTCGCGTCTACCGCCGCTGACTGAAGGCGCCTTGTTCAGACTCGCTTTCGCTTCGGCTCCGCACCTGAAGTGCTTAGCCTCGCCAACGACGGTAACTCGTAGGTTCATTATGCAAAAGGCACGCCGTCACTGTACTAAACAGCTCCGACCGCTTGTAGGCACATGATTTCAGGGTCTGTTTCACTCCTCTGTTCGAGGTTCTTTTCACCTTTCCCTCACGGTACTGGTTCGCTATCGGTCTCTCGGTAGTATTTAGCCTTACGGGATGGTCCCCGCGGATTCGGCCAGGATTCCTCGTGTCCCGGCTTACTCAGGTGCCGTCTCTGTCAGCTCTTGCATTTCGCCTACGGGGCTCTCACCCGCTGCGGCCCTCCTTTCCAGAAGGTTCGGCTATGCGCCCGCTGTCCATTCGTCGACGGTCCTACAACCCCGGTCCGCGCCGAAACGCGGCCGGTTTGGGCTCTTGCGCGTTCGCTCGCCACTACTTGCGCAATCATTGGTTTATTTTCTCTTCCTCCGGGTACTGAGATGTTTCAGTTCCCCGGGTTTGCCCCTCCTATATGGGAGGTACCGGCCGAAAGCCGGTGGGTTGCCCCATTCGGACATCTGCGGATCAAGGGATATTTGCTCCTACCCGCAGCTTTTCGCAGCTTATCACGTCCTTCGTCGCCTCCGAGAGCCAAGGCATCCTTCATGTGCCCTTATCTCCTTTCTTTATGACCTTAGTATTTTTCAATCGGTTCGAACATCACTCGGCTCGCTCTCTGAAATCGTCCTGTTGTTGTGACTCGATTCAAAGAAACAGAGTTGCCTCGTGTTTCGCTTGATTTGATTTACTCGTTGTGTTTGCTTCGATTTTGCAAGCTCCATATTTTTTCAATGGAGTCTCGCGTATCTTCGCTTCCAGTATGTCAATGTCCTCTTTCTTGTGTAGTCCCTGGCAGAGTTGAACTGCCGACCTCTACATTATCAGTGTAGCGCTCTAACCAACTGAGCTAAGGGACTGTGCTTAATCCCTTCAGGAAGGACCGCTGTGAATCCGTTTCACGGGATTAATTATGATAGTTGCAACTTCCGAAGCAGTACGGAGTCCGTGAACCCCGCCGGACATTTCCATATCCGTGTGCCAGCCTTCTATATTTCGTCAGACTTTCTTTCAGACCCGGAGACCGCTGTCTCCGCTCCAGAAAGGAGGTGTTCCAGCCGCACCTTCCGGTACGGCTACCTTGTTACGACTTAGCCCCAGTCACCGGTTTTACCTTAGGGCGCTCCTTGCGGTTGCACACTTCAGGCACTCCCGGCTTCCATGGCTTGACGGGCGGTGTGTACAAGGCCCGGGAACGTATTCACCGCGCCGTGGCTGATGCGCGATTACTAGCGAATCCAGCTTCATGGAGTCGGGTTGCAGACTCCAATCCGAACTGAGACAGGCTTTGAAGTTCCGCTCTGCGTCGCCGCATCGCATCTCTCTGTACCTGCCATTGTAACACGTGTGTCGCCCCGGACGTAAGGGCCGTGCTGATTTGACGTCATCCCCGCCTTCCTCACAGCTTGCGCCGGCAGTCTCGCCAGAGTCCCCAACTTTACTTGCTGGTAACTGGCGATGGGGGTTGCGCTCGTTATGGCACTTAAGCCGACACCTCACGGCACGAGCTGACGACAACCATGCAGCACCTCGACGGATGTCCCGTAGGACTGCCTCCTTTCAGAAACATCCATCCGTCGTTTGAGCCCGGGTAAGGTTCCTCGCGTATCATCGAATTAAACCACATGTTCCTCCGCTTGTGCGGGCCCCCGTCAATTCCTTTGAGTTTCACCGTTGCCGGCGTACTCCCCAGGTGGAATACTTAACGCTTTCGCTGTACCACCCAGGCATCATTCTGCCCGGACAGTTAGTATTCATCGTTTACTGCGTGGACTACCAGGGTATCTAATCCTGTTCGATACCCACGCTTTCGTGCATGAGCGTCAGTTGAGCGCCGGTATGCTGCCTTCGCAATCGGAGTTCTGCGTGATATCTATGCATTTCACCGCTACACCACGCATTCCGCATACTTCTCGCTCACTCAAGAACGCCAGTTTCAACGGCACGACGGGGTTGAGCCCCGAAATTTTACCGCTGACTTGACATTCCGCCTGCGCACCCTTTAAACCCAATAAATCCGGATAACGCTCGCATCCTCCGTATTACCGCGGCTGCTGGCACGGAGTTAGCCGATGCTTTTTCTTCAGGTACTCGCAAAGCGCCACACGTGGCGCCCTTTGCTCCCTGACAAAAGAGGTTTACAATCCATAGGACCGTCATCCCTCACGCGACTTGGCTGGTTCAGCCCTGCGGCCATTGACCAATATTCCTCACTGCTGCCTCCCGTAGGAGTCTGGTCCGTGTCTCAGTACCAGTGTGGGGGACCTTCCTCTCAGAACCCCTACGCATCGTCGCCTTGGTGGGCCGTTACCCCGCCAACTAGCTAATGCGACGCATGACCATCCGTAGCCGGAATCGCTTCCTTTAAACCCACGGAGATGCCTCCATGGGTTGTTACGCGGTATTAGACGGAATTTCTTCCGCTTATCCCCCTGCTACGGGCAGGTTTCATACGTGTTACTCACCCGTGCGCCGGTCGCCGGCGGGAGTATTGCTACTCCCCCGCTGCCCCTCGACTTGCATGTGTTAAGCCTGTCGCTAGCGTTCATCCTGAGCCAGGATCAAACTCTTCGTTGTTATCTATCTTTTCTTTTTCTTTTCTATTTCATAATAGAGCAGGAAAGCAGGAAAGACTGTCTGTTCTGTTCTTTATTTTGCCTTCACAGAAACAGCGCCGGATCCTGTCTGACTTATTCGGTTGAACACCGGATTTTCTTCGGAAATTTGACAGAGTTCACTTCTAATTTATGACTCTTGTACTACTTCGTTATTGTTGCAATTATTTCAATGTTCTCTTCGTCGCTTTCTTCGGAAGCGCCCCTCGTGGCGTTTATCGGAAAACTTTGCAAAGGTACGTCTTATTTTCGAAACCTGCAAATCTTTTCGAGATTTTAACATTTGTTTAACATTTCATCGTCGAACAATTCAATGTCTCTCAGCGTTTCAACCTCCAGCCCCTCACCGCTGTGAGGTTTGCTTCTCAAAAGCGAGTGCAAAGGTAGACACTTTCTGTATTACCTCCAAATTTTTCATGGTGTTTTAACAGAATTTTAACACTTTTCCGCAATTTTGCCCCAAAATAGCCCTAAAACGAGCCTTTTTCATGCAAAATCGTCTCTTTTTCATATCCCCTGCCCTATTATCGAAAAAAAGCGCATCAACAAACGGTTTGCTGATGCGCGATAGAAAAACGTTAATTATTTTATCCCTTTATTTTCTCAGAAGGATGTTTATTTGTTAACACGGAAACGCTCCTCTCCTGTCGTGAGGAAAGAAATCACCTGACGGGCGGCCGCGATTCCGGCATTGATATTCGCTTCCGAAGTCTGAGCTCCCATCTTTTTTGGTGTGAAGAACACCCGGTCGCCGAAACGCTCCTTGATTTCCGCAGCACGGTCGGGCGCGACATCGGCGGCATACTTGATATCCGCACGCTCGTCAAGAGCCTTGATGAGACCTTCCTCATCAATCACCTCCTTACGCGCGGTGTTTATAAGAAGACCGCCTTTGGGCATTGACATGATGAGCTCATAACCGATCGACTTGCGTGTTTCAGGAGTAGCAGGGATATGAATGGACACAACCTTGTTGTTGCGATAGAGCTCCTTGACCGAATGCACCGGCGAAACACCGGCATCCTCCATCACATTGTCCGGGCAATAAGGATCAAGAGCAGATACATTCATCTCAAAACCGCGTGCTATGCGGGCAACGTTGCGACCGACCTGACCGAATGCCTGAATGCCGAGCGTCTTGTCTTTGAGTTCAGAACCCGATGTCCCGTTATACATGTTGCGGCACATCATCACCGCAAGACCGAACACAAGCTCGGCCACGGCATTTGAATTCTGCCCCGGAGTGTTCTGGACACATACACCGCGCTCGGTGGCTGCCTCGAGGTCCACATTATCGTAGCCTGCGCCGGCTCTCACCACTACCTTGAGCTTCGGAGCGGCGGCAAGGACTTCGCCATCCACCTTGTCACTGCGGATAATCAGCGCATCCACATCGGCCACCGCTGCGAGAAGATCCTTGCGGTCGGTGTATTTTTCAAGAAGCACGAGTTCTGCCCCGGCCTCCTCGATAACCTTGCGCATTCCGTCGACTGCGACAGCTGCAAAAGGTTTTTCTGTTGCTATAAGGACTTTCATAATCGAATTGTCTTGTATGAATTTATAAATCCTGCGATTAATGAGCCTTTTCGAAATCATTCATCGCGTCGACGAGCGCCTGCACGCTCTCGATAGGCAACGCGTTGTAGAGCGATGCACGGAAACCGCCTACCGAACGGTGCCCCTTGATACCGACAATGCCTCTTGCAGCGCAGAAGTCAACGAAGTCCTTCTCAAGCTCCTTGTATTCGGGAGTCATCACGAAAGTGACATTCATAATCGAGCGGGAATCCGGATCGGTCACTGTGCCGACAAACATCTTTGATGCGTCGATTGCATCATAGAGAAGCTTGGCCTTGGCAACGTCGCGCTTCTCCATCTCCTTCACGCCGCCCATTTCCTTATAATAACGGAGTGTCTGGAGAGCCGAGAACACCGGGAGCACTGGAGGAGTGTTGAACATAGAGCCTTTCTTCACGTGGGTGCGGTAGTCGAGCATGGTGGGAATCACGCGGTCGACGTGGCCGAGAGCGCTTTCCTTGACAATCACAAGCGTAGCGCCGGCCGGGCCGAGGTTCTTCTGTGCGCCGGCATAGATGAGATCATATTTGGATACGTCGACAGGACGCGAGAAAATATCCGACGACATGTCTGCCACGAGAGGCACTTTCACATCGGGATCTGTGCGAAGCTCAGTTCCGTAGATTGTATTATTGGTGGTGATGTGGAAATAGTCGAGATCCTCGGGCACTGTATACCCCTTCGGATAATAGGTATAGTTGGCCTCTTTTGATGAAGCAAGCACTTCTACCTCACCGAAAATCTTGGCTTCCTTGATGGCATTGGCCGCCCATGTGCCGGTGTCGAGATAGCCGGCCTTGGTGCGCAGGAGGTTGAACGGAGCCATGCAGAACTGAAGGCTCGCGCCGCCACCAAGATAAAGCACATGATAACCCTCGGGCACATCAAGGAGTTCCTTGACAAGCGCCTGAGCTTCGTCCATTACAGCAACAAACTCTTTGCCGCGGTGTGAAACCTCAAGGAGAGAGAGACCTGTGTTGGCAAAATTAATGACTGCTTCGGCCGTATTCTTAATGGTGTATTCACTCAGAATCGAAGGGCCGGCGGAAAAATTATGCTTCTTCATATTATATAAATTTGTATGAAAGTTGACATTTACAATTAATGTGATCGGCTACATGAAATGTGCGTCATGCTGGTTCACTGCTTATATTCCGCAAATTTAGCGAATTTTTCATTCGAGCCAACAAAAATTATGAAAATTATGGAAATTTTTCATTAATCCATCTTCGCCGGCTATATTTTATCCTTTGCACATTCCGATCAGCCTCGAACTCAGCTATCCATGACAGCCACCATCCTCATGACTGTAGGCCATGCGTTCATTGTCACATTCCGTCCGTTCATTGACACATGTTTTGACGCTTCGATTTTTAAATTTAACTTTACTCCCGAAGCAAATATCCCGGTCCATCCGACATTAAACATTTTTAATACATAGCCATCCAACTTTATGGCGACTTGAGTGTTTATACGATGTTTTAGTTCTTCCGGTGCAAAAAATAATAATCATCACTAACTGACACAATGACTCTAAACTTTAACGGCAAATCATTAGGCTCGAAAGTATCCACTGGTCTCAAAACCGTAAAAAGCCACACGCCACATACCACTAAAGCTTGGCTCGTAATAATTCTCGCGGGACTCATTGTTGCCGCCGCGATATATTTTTTCACGCGTCCGAAGACACAGTCTGCATCAATCCCTAACGTCGAAGTCGAGACCGTCGGCACGGCTAACGTTAATATATATGGTGAATACGTAGGCAGAATCCGCGCACAGCAGTTCGTCGAAATCCACGCACGTGTCGAAGGCTACCTCGAAAGCATGCTTTTCAAGGAAGGTTCTTATATCGAAAAAGGCCAGACCCTTTTCGTGATTGACCCGCGCCTCTATAAAGCGCATGTCAACAAGGCTCGCGCCCAACTCA is part of the Duncaniella dubosii genome and encodes:
- a CDS encoding NAD(P)-dependent oxidoreductase: MKVLIATEKPFAAVAVDGMRKVIEEAGAELVLLEKYTDRKDLLAAVADVDALIIRSDKVDGEVLAAAPKLKVVVRAGAGYDNVDLEAATERGVCVQNTPGQNSNAVAELVFGLAVMMCRNMYNGTSGSELKDKTLGIQAFGQVGRNVARIARGFEMNVSALDPYCPDNVMEDAGVSPVHSVKELYRNNKVVSIHIPATPETRKSIGYELIMSMPKGGLLINTARKEVIDEEGLIKALDERADIKYAADVAPDRAAEIKERFGDRVFFTPKKMGAQTSEANINAGIAAARQVISFLTTGEERFRVNK
- the serC gene encoding 3-phosphoserine/phosphohydroxythreonine transaminase; the encoded protein is MKKHNFSAGPSILSEYTIKNTAEAVINFANTGLSLLEVSHRGKEFVAVMDEAQALVKELLDVPEGYHVLYLGGGASLQFCMAPFNLLRTKAGYLDTGTWAANAIKEAKIFGEVEVLASSKEANYTYYPKGYTVPEDLDYFHITTNNTIYGTELRTDPDVKVPLVADMSSDIFSRPVDVSKYDLIYAGAQKNLGPAGATLVIVKESALGHVDRVIPTMLDYRTHVKKGSMFNTPPVLPVFSALQTLRYYKEMGGVKEMEKRDVAKAKLLYDAIDASKMFVGTVTDPDSRSIMNVTFVMTPEYKELEKDFVDFCAARGIVGIKGHRSVGGFRASLYNALPIESVQALVDAMNDFEKAH